The Conger conger chromosome 11, fConCon1.1, whole genome shotgun sequence genome includes the window CCCGGGAGCAGGCGGCAGGGACGCCCCCCGTCGAGGCCCCGAACGGGGCGGGCGACCTGCAGGAGTTCCTCCAGAACCAGCTGGCCCGCGCCGAGGTCCACACGGGGGCCAGGGTCCTCAACGAGTACTCGCTGGTGCCCTTCCAGACTTTCACGCTGCAGAAGGTCTACCAGCTGGAGACCGGGCTTACCAGGCACCCGGAAGAAAAGCCCGCCCGCAAGGACCATCGAGACGAGCTGACCGACGTCATCGAGACCGCTCTGCAGGCCCTGAACGCGCCCTGGGAAAGAGACAGCCCTAACCACCGCCGCGACTATTCGCCCAGCGACTTCATCGAAGGTCAGTCAGGCGATCGATGGAACTGATACATTTATAGTTATTGAATTACGATGAATTCTATGAGCAGGTTTTTCTCTTAATAACttaatttatttacttaatttgGTAAGTATAATTATGACTAAAACTCCTGAAAAAATGCAGTGAAAACTTTTTTGTAGCACGTCTGGCATGgattaaaacatttcattaaagcAAGGTTAATTACAGTAAAGTAAACTGTCTCAAATGCTGTACACTCATTGCTGAAATTACTCACCAATGGCAAAAATCGAGATATGCTTCACAGTTCCTTCTAATTCAACCAAAGTACTTAATGGCTGTAGTAACAGTGGGAAGAAGATTCCGGATAAtcgcacaacacaataaaacaaaatgtgaatgtattATTTGAAGAGGGAATTGAGGTTATTACTTCATTATTTCAACACTGACAACCTTTGGGGGGGGGCAGACTAGAAGGAGATACTGTCACTGAAACCAATGTAGGATATCAAAGATATCAAACAAGAATTTCTGTGTGCATcgtgacatacacacactgtcttaATAAAATAAGATGATTTATAGGGTCATGCAAATTATCTTTCAGGACAGTACTTGTTTCTGACTGCTGCTATAGAAGGCAACTCCCATTATTTGAACTCTGCCAAGTTTTGTCCTGAAATAACCACCAAAATGTTCCTTTGCAATTGCCAGAGATTCCAGACTTTATGGGTTTATCTTTATCATGTATTGTACCCTGTAGGCACCTAACCTACCTCTCAGCTAATCTGCCTCTGTGCAGGAATACATGAATCATCTGATATGGACGTAATGTGTACGCTCAGCGCCACTGTTTTCTTACACCGTAAAATTACTGCTGTACTCCAAAGATACATTAAGGTGTGAAATATAATTCCTATTTTGTCTTTATGACTCCTCCGAGAAGCTGCCGCGTACTGACCACATACCAAAATTGAGGACATATATTTTGAGCAGGAGAGCGACAGAGCAAATAAATCTGCATGCATTACTTCCGTGAAGGGTGCCCGGGCTTGATATGGAATCGGAGGTATTGATTTTGAAGCGTCTCAGCTTTTCCTCATTCTCAAGCTACTGTACAGTTTGAAAGGTTAGTCATACATCTTCAGAAGCAAGCGTCCAGAAGCATCGATTTGTTTGTGAGGCAAAAATCAATTGAAAAGTCCTCTGACCTATTAAATAAAGATTCTGATTCCGACATAAGTTGATGAGAACCTAATTAACTTatcagttgataagactaaatCTGTCATCATTAGGgattgtacactcagtgaacacttttttAGGTAAATTTcaagttttctgctgctgtagcctttagcgttctgtgttcagagatgctcttctgcataccttggttgtaatgtgtggttatttgcgttactgtcaccttcctgtcagcttcaaccagtctggcaaAACGAGTTTCTGcctgaagaactgctgctcatgtttttagttttttgcaccattctctgtaaactctagagactgttgtgtgagaaaatcccaggagatcagcagtttctgtctggcaccaactatccctccacggtcaaagtcactcagatcacatttttttccacattctgatggttcatgtgaacgcgtatctgcatgattgcatTGCGCTGTTACACATCATTTTCTTCATCACAACCAATTATAAATCaatcaaatacatttaactAATACATCTGGGCATCCACCAATTATTCTAGCTTAATTTTGTAAACAGCTGTATGCCTCAGTTCAGTACTGtagaaaatgttttcatgaagAATGCAGACTGCAGCTGTATTACTTCTGCAAATATgtcagattaaataaataagtgggCTAATTAAATGACTGAGAGCAGAAGTTGCCTTGAACTCCCTTCACAGACCAGCTCTCCTGGCCTATCTAGCATAAGCACAGCTGTTCGTTATTTAGATAAAGTGTCTCCTTCCAAATGAATGCAATCCTAATAGACTGTCTGAGTTGACCTCAGATTCCTACGAAGGTGGAGACCGCGTATTTCTGTCAGGAGAAACATTGTGCATACATGATAAATCATGTATAGGGAGTTGTGATGTCTAATAGCCATACCttataaaagaaacaaaaatattatgGCCCTGCAAACATGATATTTACTTTGCAATTCCTACCAACACAGCATGCTTTTATACCTATTTCCACAtacctgtaaaaaaataaagttaaaaaaaaaccatttcaTTTAAATCTCAAACAAATCCTCTTTTTACTCCAACAAAAGATATTTGCTTTAAACCCAGTACATCATAATCAGTGGTACTGATGTACCTtgtaaaatgtgtaatatttttACGAAAAAGCATTTATGTATGACTGCttcatttaaatgaattgtatttatttatgaaggCTTGTAGAGGCTTTAGTGACTCACAAATACTGATTCAAATTCAATGTAACCTTTCTGTACAAAGCCCTGAAATCTATGGATTTCACTGCAGGAGGTTGCATGTACAGTATCTCAGGTATTTAAATACTACACTTTCTTTCACTCTGGTTCATAAAGGATGATTTACCTACATAAAGTAGAGAACAAATACTGGATCACATGAGTTGATTACATGTTATCAGTTGTTTAATTCTGTAAACCTTGTTATTCAAAGGATGTGTGAAACAATGACATTTTGCATAGTAGTTCGAGGAAACATAATTTCTGCAAGGAAGGTTACCTCTAGAGTTTGTGGAAGTATTCGTAGTAGGTTGATGTATCATTCAGCATGGAATCGCTGAATATGGAACCCTTACATTCTGGCCGGAGAGAAAAACAGTGGACAAACGTAGATTGTCAATAGATTGTCACTAGATGTGTTTTTCTTAGCCTTTTTGATTTTCAGTGTGCAGAATCGCTATTTTCCGATCAATTTAAGGATGTATATTGGTAAAGAAATACTGATGACCGTCGTCTTGTCTTCAAACATATGCCTCACCCTGACTTGATCGATTCCTTTATTGGTAGGTATTTCACGGACGGAGAGAGACAAGGGGACTCTGTACGAGCTGACTTTCAAGGGCGACCAGAGCCGTGAGTTCAGAAGGCTAGTGTTCTTCCGTCCGTTTGGACCTCCGATGAAGGTGACAAGCGAGCGAGTGCGTACGGACAATATGATCATCAACATCGTCGTGCCCCTGTCTAAACGTGTGGAAAAGTTCAGACACTTCATGGTTAACTTCAGGTAAGATACACGCTTGTGTAGCATCGGTAAAACTGtcattcttaaactgtgatcctttgGTTTatagcctccctcaccatcttccttgctGGCCGTGGGGATAACTTGCATCCTCTTCTTGgaaagtttgcaaccattccatatgttttacacctttttttattattgcccttacagtgctaagtggtatgtttcactgtttatgtatttttttgtacccattacctgacttgagatggtcaattaccatctgtgtcttttAACTTGAcaattatttagttttttccatGCTGATGTGACCAAGGGATTTGTTACCTTCATTtcttatactctagtgaaacaggaagtgatggaatgacatagTATAGTTTCTTTCAACTGTATTTTTCTATCGTTTTTGATTTTATCAACAATAATTGTGATGGGTGCCAATAGTtatggcacctgtggttttcagtaAAGATTAGACTACTAAATAGAAACCTGTGAAAGATCAgagtaaatgttttgaaataaaagtatatagttttcccatatgtttgaacataaaatatagattattatccaagttgtttattatatgcagccttttttctccatttttatttagggtgccaataattctggagcccactgtgtatGAACTCATCCTGCAATTAGTAGACCTGCAGTATTACATGGGATGCACTATGACTCCTAAGTACTGTAGTATCTCAGCAAGCTTTTACAGTAGACATCCAATATTTATGATTCTGCTAAAGAGGAGAATTGCCTTTTGCATTACAGTCCTGAACTCAATTGCAACAGAACAGTGGGGGCGAATGTCAAGGGAGAAGCTCTGCAATGCCGCAGAATAACCGACAGATGCAATGTCACAATGCAGCAGTCTACCGTGAAGGAATACGAATAGCTATTTCACAGTGGGCGGCTGTCACCGCATCATTTTTAAGACGACACACTATTCAGTCGCAGAACGCCTGCGTTCTCCCAGTCTTCACAATAGACGAATGAAGGCCATATCACTTGTGTCGACATTTTCAGTGCATATCTCGAATGTTTGTGCACGTAAGGTTTTGGTTTGGAAGGGAAATGGGACTAGTGCATTTTTACAAAGGAATGCAGTTCAGTGTGGGGTAATTGCTCCTACTTAGTCAGACAGGTTGCCCATGCCTTGGCATCTGTCAGCTGCTCCCATTTTTCCTTCCAGGCGCAGAAAATCAATATCCACATGCCTCTGCTGACTCCCCAGTGCTGCGTCTCTCTTCCTGGAAGCCATTTGGAAAGGAGAATTTGCTTCTCCCATAATCCTATTGTCTCCACCTCTACTTTGCATTCTATGTGCTGTACCTCAGAGAAAACGTGTAAGCCGTTTCACTTCTTGAACCCACATTTTCTTTGGCCTCCAATACAAAAACATGTGACCCGGGTACAGATGTCTACATGCAAGGTTCATTAGCTTCTCACCATTTTCAGTGGATGAAAATAACACTCATTTTCTTCTCAATTTTCACATCCGAGATAGGGTCTTATTCAcgcaaatctgtggagggaagATCTTAAGCCGTTTGAAGAAGAAAGAGGCTTTGATAAACGGAATATTTCATTAATCTTGTTGAACCACAGACTGTTTGCACAGTGATGTTAGGCAGCAAAACTGTTTTTTGCAAAATAACATGACTCTAGTCTTTACACTATGCATTCCCTTAGTGTTTGGACTCATTCTGTCAGTGGTTGCAGAGTAGCTTCAGACATACAGTCATCAGTTTCTCAAATTGAATCATCATATTCTGCCTATAGTAGCCCATACAGTCAATTAATCAACTGTAACAGAAAGTGCATATGGGATTTTTTCGAAGATAGAGTTGTTTATTCAGGATCAAAGCATTGCTCTATTGGCCtgtgctttttggatttttaaaaatatacaaaatccAATTCAGACAATGCCattaaacatatatatttttttaacagtgtCATAATTGATTGAGAGCATTGCTTACACTTACCCTGATGTAACTGAAGGGCTTCAAATATTTATATCTGAAAGCTCTTATCTAAACCCAACATTCACGATTGTGGAGTGTACTTGTCCGAAGAGTTAAGGCAGataagacaggaaggaaatttCAGAAAGTAATGGGGAAGTTGCATGGTATAACTTGCAACAGACCCTCAGTGCACTGTTGGTGATGTTGAAACATACATAGCCATTATGTGACACTTTGAAACAGGTCCAAAACTTTCCACTCAATTGCTTATAGGTATATCTAATTCTGTCTCTGTGCATTGATCTGTGTAATGCATTCTTTCACTTTATACTGTCTGGGTTGAGCACATTGAAGGGAGTGGAAACCAGTTGTGCTCAGCTTTTTATTAAAACTCTTTTCTACTTCTATTGTAAGTTCTTATATCTAGGGCATGGAGCATCACTTCTTGGTCCTCAAGgtttgagaactgctggttttccaccctccctttacctgggagtcaagtTTGAATACAGTCTGTCCAATCAGGCCAGTTTTGGATTTGAggaccagatttgatgattgctgctCTAGAGATATCagcacacttgttcctggttaTGGATATCCGCTTTGTTGTCcaacgctctggataagagtgtctgccaaataccagtaatatgtatatttgtaatgtactgtaaaggaagccattataaTTGGTTGATTGGCTGGAAGGAGACAGCACTGAGAAAAAAGGATTTCTGGGAAATTGTCTGGGTACTGTACATGTAGTCCGCTCTTATCGTTTCAGAGAAGTCTGCATTCGGCAGGATGGTAGAGTACACCTCACCGTGGTGTACTTTGGGAAGGACCAGATTACGGAAGTGAAAGGGATACTCAAGAAAACATCAAAGTAAGTGGAACCTTTATTCTCAGGTGCATTTCCCATTCAGGACTTTAAAAGACACAGGACCCAGAGAGGGTGCTCAAAGAGTCAAAGGTTTTGCATGGTTTCGTTCTTTGGACTATAACCTGTGAATCAGATGTTTGTCTCATAATCAGGGAGAGGATCAGAAAGTTACATTGTGAATAAACTGAATTAGTTTGACAGTAAATCAGTTACAAGATTTAAAACTGCTAAACCACCACAACCAATTATGTGATTAATATCAAAACTgacttgtgtgttttgtgaaggCATCCATTAGTGCAAAATCCGCACATAAACAAGTTGTACTGATGTGGAAAATTAATGTCTGCTAGTGGGTTTATTTAGTTCTTTCTACGGACAAAAGATTACAGTGTAGTCACAGAAttggtaaatatttttttgcgttaCAATGGATGGTAGTCGCATGgatataattacatttcttGTAAATATCTTACCCCGTAATTATTCTCTGCATAATTTTGTTTGAATCAGTAACACCgtgaaataaatcatttttatcGGCATAGCCAAATATCCCCCCTAGCCAAAGACATCTGAATAAATCAGAACAGATTCACCTACTGCATTGTAATGCATTTATCTCACACAATCCGTTCGTTTGATGATTAACGTTATACTGACTGGGAAGACCAATTGACCTCTGTCCACATAACAAATGACAGATCTCTGGTCTGCACTGACTGTGCTCAGAATATCAATAGATTGCGGGTTTTTCAGAGGATGCATACGCCATGCCCGCAGGAGGGACAGAGCTGCTCTGTCCTTGTCAGATACAGGCCTGCCCTCTGCTCTGCCTGCCTGGATCTCAGATGTCTAGCCAGGCATGGAGGAAATGGAAAGATGAGCTCTCATAGGAAGTTGTTCTCACTGCCTCTAACATATtgcacacataggcacacacacacacacacacacacacacatgcacgtacatacacataggcacacacacacaaacacacacttgcacgtacatacacacagacacacacacacacacaaatgaatgcacatacatacagacaagcACACGTATAgtaacatgcatgcacataaatgtgtgcacatacatacaaacacatggacacacgacacgcgcacgcacacaggaacacacacacacagagacacatgcacatacatacacacatgcacacacgcgtacaaacatgcatgcacatacatgcgtgcacatacatacacaaacacatggacacacaacacacaacacacgcacgcacacaggaacacacacacgcacacacagtattGAGGAAAAACTAAAGGCATCAACGAGAAAGCTATTTTATCCAGTACTTCCTTCTCATCAATATATTTTGTCTGATCTATCTTAACGGGTTGCAGTTATTCATATCAAACAAAATGCTGAATAGGAGATACGCAGCCAATAATTTAAGGTTGTTTGCTAATTCCCAAAGTGAGTTACGGGTTGTACAGGCGTGTTGAGGTCGCAATCGCTTGGGCACACAGAATGAGTGTGCATTACTTAATGGGATATCTTTCATTGCAAATTAATCCTTCAGGGAGAAGGTCTTGGGATCATTGTAGAGAAACCATTTATCTACAGTTTTATTGCAGGACAATTAACTGCATGCGTAGTGTGGCTAATTAATGAATGCTGAGGTGGAAAAGTAGGGTTTGAAAATGAAACTGgcccttttttttgttgatattcTTATTATGCTTTCAGTCTACCTGGGGGGAAATAGTCTGACAGCTTTGACTAACACATTCCTTAATCAGGCTTAGGATATGGCGAATGCCCCACCCACGCACGCAACATCACTAGAGTATTTTTTTCTCCTGTGCCAGGTTTTGAATGATGGTATTGTATGCTTGTAGATTTTTTGTAATCTATGGAAGATATACCCGTATATATACATGAGTtatactgaatactgaacaaACAATAAGACCTGCTTATTAATGGCATGAAAAAATATGTAGTTTTGCTGtatgtgacacacacatacacacaaacatcacgcaccttacacacacctcacactcagACTTGCACATGCATTGAATACACAAATAtctcaacattaatttttatatttagaaGACAAGCCAAAATGCCTGTAACACTGGGCCATTTCTGAACACCCACGGTAAACACGACAAAGCTAAAAACTCCCTAATTGTGCTGTATTTAGGAGGAACACTTTCCAAGTGCAGAAAGCCAAAAATGTTCTGGATTTATAAAGCTGGGTGGATTCAAGTTTAGACAGATAGATAGTTACTTTATTGATCCTGGAGGAACTCTAGGCAGCCAATAGCTTAATATGacacacaattaaaaaaattagcaatacatgcaataaaaaataacctGTATAAAGTAACTGAACTATACATAAACATGAGATACTAAAGACTTTAAACTACAAGATCCTGTACATATGGAAATTGTTGATGCAGTCAATAAATAATTCCAATTTGCAAAAAATATTGTGCAATGACAGTAAGTAGAGTGATTTGAAGTGCATAGTATGCAGGGCTAATATAGCCagtgaaatcaaaacaaaaagacttGTTTTGTCCTATGATATGATAAAATGATATGTGGTCTTTGTAAGGAGCAttttaaacaaatgtgtttgttatCGCAAGAGGCATGGGGATAGTTGACATGaacaacaatgtttttgccttttgtaACAGTAAGTGCCAGCACTGCCTGACTTTTGCTGTACCCTGTAAAACATATCCTGTGAAGGAAATGATAGCAACGTTGCCAGTGGAAAAAAAACGATGAATGAACATTGCATGAATCCTCTATAAACTGTATAAATCTTGTTCTTTTATGGGATGTCCATGGGATTATGTGATTTAGTTTTAATTCAGCATTTATACATTTCAGTAAATGTAACTGAAACTCTGAGCCGAGTGTGCTGAATCCTTCcggaaaataatttaaaagaagGAAGTGGACGGTGCTACTGTTAAGacccagttttttattttttgcacagaGAGATGAACTTCAGAAACTTCACCCTGGTCCAGCTGAACGAGGAGTTTTCCCGCGGGCGGGGACTGGATGTGGGGGCGCGGACCTGGAAGCGAGGCAAtgtcctcctcttcttctgtgACGTGGACATCTACTTCTCCGCCGAGTTCCTCAACTCCTGCCGGCTGAATTCGCAACCCGGTGAGGATCACGAGAAGCTCCGCTAAATATGAATCAGATATTGGCTCGGATGAATGAATAGTTTATTCTTAACTTTTgacaaataaaagcattttaattagTTCTTTCTATTCTGTCGTCTCGGAAAAGGGTGATTCATGTTTTGAAGTGTCATAACATAACCGTGTTTATCCTTGAATTTCTCTTGACGACATTTTTAAAAGTCCTTAAGTGATTTTTTCTTCCAAGTGTCAATATGTTACAGGTACAACAAGCACTTCCCTTGTCTGCTAAACTGAAGGATAATTTCCTGTAAGCTCTTGATGTTTCTTTTGAAACTGGTGACATTGGGGGGGTTGATTTCTGAAGTATTGTTTCTGCTCGTAGGTAAAAAAGTGTTCTACCCAGTTCTCTTCAGCCAGTATAATCCAAGTCTGGTTTATGGCAACCATAAAGCCATTCCACCTTTACAACAACAGCTGGTAAGTATTATTTATATTTCGATGTATGTCATGATTTATTAAGCATTtaatgcaatttatttattaggATAGGGAAACAAATTGgctggatttcatttttttaaattataaaacataaaacgtTACAGTGCATTGTTgtataataaatatacatttgagcCCATTAGAATCTTGCCACTGGGCCATTTAAACTTGACcctacatattttatttaaggACACATTACACATAACTATCATAATATATTTAGTTTATTGAAACTTGAAGTTAAAGAGCAAATGTTGTAAAAGGAAAATAGCTTTCATCTTGCAGTAGGCAGTAAGCATATGCAATAGGTTTCTGTGTTTAATATtaacagtgtattttattttaggaaaataaattttttgcaaatcaaacttttttaaatgaccGTACATTTCTCCCCACAGGTGATTGATAAGGACACTGGattttggagagattttggtTTTGGAATGACTTGTCAGTATCGATCGGATTTTATCAATATTGGTAATTGTGACATCTCTAAAAAAAACTAAGTGACAAATATAGTCTCTATGTGATAGTGGTAGTCCTGCATATTTGAATGCTAATGGTAAATGTAATATCACAAAGAATAttatatattgcagtatattcttTATTCTCATAATTTAagaatgaattttttttttgaagattgTGCACCaaccagagcgacatacagacTAAATAggactatatttaaaaaataaggtATTGAGTAATACCTTTATACTTGGGAAAAGATTCTGACATTTGCGCATTGGAAAAGATGTGTAGGTTCATACAGAACATAATATGACTCACTGAATTAATATGATTCACTGGAACAAAGTGCAATCTAACAATGCTTAAGATAGTTATTTTAAGAACCATGTGGTTTTACAGTGACATCTTGACTACTGTCCTATATTTAGCATACCTGTTTCAAGGCCTCATTAGTATGGAATACAGAGTAGACAGCGTATATGTTGGTGGAATAAATTACAGTGATTATTGTTAAAAACCTGCAATTCAGTGTGGGCCTTTCTTATTGTTAGTCACAAAATGTGTCAGAATTCTTGCAGTATTGATACAGAAAATTATAGTTACATAACTTTGTAGTCGCCTGTTGTGGATGAATGATAACACTCACAGGTGTTTATCACTGAAAGAAATGACATTCAACAAACAGGTTTCGGCAGCAAGAAAGCAAAAAGTTTTGTGGAATGTGGAGAATTTATGAGGAGACAGGAATTTGTGGGGGCATCAGACAAACAGAAGAAACAGGTCTCCTGGATTCACAATTCAGTTCTTGGGTATGGATGGAGAACTGCACAGTATGAAAAATAGCAAGGCCAAAATGAAGCCctcttttacaaaacaaaatattaaagCCCTTTCgcacacactgttcttatcaCCCAGGAAAATATGATCTTCCAATGCAGACATAAGTGATTCAGCGACAATTTGTCATGTTGAAATGTAAATCCATTCTAACTTGgatgaattattcatgttttgcAGTGTAGATATTCAAAGGCAAAGACttaatgtatgtgtacatgcatattttatgcatatatatgtaaaaaaaaataataataatttttacatttatcaGCATTACTGGGAGAAAGTAGGTTAGTAGTGATATACGTATAAGTCAGGTTTCGTTAGTCATGGTTTACATCTCAGCTGCTCAACTCCAGGTGctgggggctgcagtgtctgcccCAGCCtggcactacaccacctgatttcactaatgaccTGAaccaggtaaaataatgagtgctGGCGACATTagttcaggcggtaagagcagtcggagggcggctagtttgatcccgccctgggtgtgtcgaagtgtccctgagcaagacgcctaaccctgacgagctggttggtgcctttcatggtgccaattgccgttggtgtgtgagtgtgggtatgaatgggtgaatgagaagcatcaattgtacagtgctttggataaaggccataTAAATGTATGTAGTGTAGTGCACATTTAGagcaaataaatggtaaatggctggcatttatatcgtgcctttatccaaagcgctgtacaattgatgcttctcattcacccattcacacaccaacagcgattggctgccatgcaaggcaccaaccagccaattgggagcatttgggggctaggtgtcttgctcagggacacttcgacacacccagggaggga containing:
- the LOC133140137 gene encoding chondroitin sulfate N-acetylgalactosaminyltransferase 1-like; the encoded protein is MLRRGALGLAVRVGTLLVAVCSSLSLLYVFACSPPSAERLSLPPGVHVPTDKEGYQALLQEREEHHRHYISSLEKQISQLKEALEQRGQQLENLRRSREQAAGTPPVEAPNGAGDLQEFLQNQLARAEVHTGARVLNEYSLVPFQTFTLQKVYQLETGLTRHPEEKPARKDHRDELTDVIETALQALNAPWERDSPNHRRDYSPSDFIEGISRTERDKGTLYELTFKGDQSREFRRLVFFRPFGPPMKVTSERVRTDNMIINIVVPLSKRVEKFRHFMVNFREVCIRQDGRVHLTVVYFGKDQITEVKGILKKTSKEMNFRNFTLVQLNEEFSRGRGLDVGARTWKRGNVLLFFCDVDIYFSAEFLNSCRLNSQPGKKVFYPVLFSQYNPSLVYGNHKAIPPLQQQLVIDKDTGFWRDFGFGMTCQYRSDFINIGGFDMSIKGWGGEDVHLYRKYLHSGLLVVRAPSRGLFHLWHQKSCSDQLPLEQYRMCMESKAMNEASHGQLGLLFFRREIQAYLRRQVRRANSTRS